aacttcaaaaagaTTCAATCTTTTGCTCTTCATCATGTCATATGATTAAAAAAACCACAACCCCAACAAATAATTCCCaaccaaaataaagaaaatcaacaactattcatacaagaacaacaacaacaacaacaaaaagacTGATAAATAGAGAGAATGGATTTGTCAGAAGAACTCACAGATAAAATTTCAAGTCAAGATCCAGTTAATATGAGCAAGATTTGAATTTGGAACTTTTTTGTATGTACTGTATGGATGTTGGGAAGAAGAAACGAGAGTGGCGAGAAAGTAAACCCTAAAGATAAATTGGGAAATGAAAAGGGAGTGCTTTTTTTCACAACACACTCATTGCTTAGTCCAAGAAATTGTTTGTCCTCCTGGCAATGACAAAATACTGGACAGTACCACTACACTACACCATTCCTTTTCTctctccaatttattttttttggttgacaatttgagatttatgaaatgatttgttcatttccaaaaatgaaaatgaaatcatATTTCGAGTTGATTCTACTTTGTGTCACCCCCTTTTTGTCTTTCTTGTGCTATTTTgccatttttgaaaaaataataatctattttgtttcatttttaagATATTAATTGACCCATTTTATAGTAGTAATAAGTAAATATCAATAAGTTGAGAATTCAAGTTACATGAAAGATAAATAGAAATATTATTACTAAATACAagagttaatttttttaatgtatttaCTTTCTTCTCAACTAAATTCGTTGGGTGTAAGGTGGCCAACTCCCAACTATCTATTATATGAATCAATTTGGATCTTGTTCCATAAATTTCTTGAAATAAACTTTACAAATTATAAAATTACGTGAAATATGCTATTgtataaaagtattttttttctaattaaagatattttgaaaGCATTGAAAGAAAAGGTAATAAGAAAATCTGTTTAATTGTAAAAGAATAAGTTTTTGTCAATATGTATAAAAACACAAAGAACAAACTTTGTTTAAACTCTATGAATTAGGCCTAGAAGAAAGCCTAAAAGGTAAAAGTCAATGGAAAAGTTTTACTCGAGGAACAACGATCAAGATTGAATAATCGAAAGTTTGCATGTCAAAAATCTAATTAATTCTCCTTTTCCTCTTAAAACGAATTAATTAAGAGTTTAACTTATATACACTGATGTTATTATCTAGGTTTAGGGGTCATAAATATTGTGTTTGCCCAACCAAATCAAGTATGAGCATCAAATATTTGTGCCCAATTAAATTCTTCATGTTACAAACCAACACATCCTTGATCAAGTTGGAACACAATAAACTAAGACAATAATTTGAGACCAAATCTTTACCAGAAATAAAAGGAACACAATAAATATTTACTATCAtggttaaataattaaaaaaagtgaAGATATGCATTCATTAACCATGCTTAACTGATAGAAATGTATATGCAGACACATGTCAtgcatttattgatttgatgtaAACAGCTgatgcacatatatatatttttttacatagTTGCACTAGGAACATCTTTTCTATCTACGCCATTTCCGTCTTCAATATTCTTCCACCCTCTACCCCTTTCAAATTCTTTTGCTGTGTCATAAGAAGCATGAAGTCCAAAAAACAAGTAATACACCAACAAAAAACAAGTCCAAGCACCAAACCTTACGAATGAAGCCTTATCAATTGAACCTAAAAGAAAAATGTTAATAGCAATTGAAGCTGATGGTAACCATGGTACTAGTGGTACACCCCAAAGCTTTGGATTTCTAGCATGAGGAACAAAATACCAAAGTCCAATTGTTGCTAGTAACCATATTGGCACAGTAATACAATAGCCAATCCATCCATTTTTACTTAGTCCCCAATAAGTAGCCGTGGCAATTGAGGATGCAAGAATGATCAAGAGAAACACGATAAGCTTGTTGCGATTTGCAATCGTTGTCTCCCCATGAACGTAGTAACGTCTAACCAGGAGAGCAAGTGCCACGAGCATGAAAATGAAGAGAGTGGAGATTGATAGGAGATTGGAGAGAATATCGAGTTTCGTGAATAAGGCAATGATTGCAGTAGCACATGACATCACAGCTGTGGCATTGACTGGCGTACCTACAATGACAGATATAGCATATAGTCAATGGGTTCAACGGAACGTACTCATAATTGCAAAAGTATATTGAGGTCGGTTAGTGAGAACATAAAgctgaaattcatcaaatttaaaTCTTGGATACGTTACCTGTCTTGGCATTTACTTGAGAAAACCAAGGAGGCATCATGTGAGTTCTTGAAATATGAGTTAGATAACGAGCCTGACCAACTGCGCCCACCAGCAACACCGATGTCATTCCTTTCAACGCCCCTGCAGCCACGATATATTGTGCCCAATTCAATCCAACAGATTTAAACGCCACGGAAAATGGAGCCTTAGTATCAATCTTCTGATATGGCTGCATGAGGCACAAAGTTATGGCTAGTAAACAGTACAGAAAAGTAGTGATCACCATAGAACCAATTAGTCCAATTGGAATATCTCTTCCAGGATCTTTAGTTTCCTCAGCCATAGTTGAAACAGCATCGAATCCAACATACGCGAAGAACAAAACTGCAGAAGCTTTGAAAATCCCACGAACACGAAATGGAGCAAAGGGGGTGTAGTTCTTGGTATCAGACTTTATTAGGCCACAGATGATGATGAAAAAGATCACGAAAATGTGAACAATTGTAGCAATGTAATTGAGACGAGATGAACCCTTTGTACTAAGAATTGCAATTATACAGATGATGATGCAAACTCCAACAGCAATCGGATCTAGCTCGTTGTATCCTTCTGCTAAACTGTCCACTTTGATGAGGAATTTGTCTGAGTTGAAGTTTAGTAGAGTCGCGAAATAAGAAGTCCACGTACGAGCTACAGCAGCACCAGCAATGACATATTCAAGAAGTATATTACCAGCAGCAATGAAGGCAACAAAGTCACCTAGCTCCACCCTTAAGTAGGCAAATGAACCACCTAAAACATCATTAAACAACTTCAGTCGTGTTACTTGAGTTATTCATACATAAAGGTGAAACTAGTAATCCGAAAAATAAGGCAGGTTACTTGCTAACGCATCATAAATAACACGTTCATTGTACCTTACCTAATGCTTGTTACCATAGTTGAGCCTAGTCTCTATGCTTGAATCATCACAACACATACTATAAATCACTAGTTGAGTTGGGCAGATCATTTAGGTCTAGTTGAGCTTCAAAAAACACGTCTGACCATCAAATTTcggaaaattcaagaatttgaaaaaCATCAAAAAGTTGTTTTCATCTGTTCACTCCAAATTActcacaaaattttaaaaacaactCGAGTTTGTATTCACGACCAAATATAACTTCAATTTTCAAATCATTGTTCACTTTGAAAACAAAAACTGTTTTTTTCAAATACTTCATGGCGAAACACCCCCTTAAgtttaaatatcaaaattgaaatCTTTATTCTTATGTTTAAATATTCTCATAGCTAATTGTTATATCCCCACCCCCTCCCACCAAACAAAATCAGcaacaaaatatatgtacaataACTACACCTTAATCTCAAACAAATTAGAGTCGACAATTACCTGCTACAGGAATCTCAACCGCAAACTCCGTGTAGCAAAAAACAGAGAGCAAAGCAGAGATACCAGACACAACATAGGATAAAACAACAGCAGGACCAGCTTCTTGATTAGCTTCAAGACCTGTAAGAACAAATATTCCAGCTCCAATAACAGCTCCCATTCCAAACCATATCAAATCCCACCATGTAAGTGTCTTCTTCATTTCATTCTGGCTCCGTGACTTTGCTTCCAACTCTTCCTCGTCTTCAGAACGTGTCACGATCCTATCTATTAGCCTCGTTGGAGTTTGTATCAATGCATTCGCGTAATTTCTCCAGCTTTTGAATGATTCTTCAGGAAGAAAATCGTCTTTCGTGCATGAACATACTCTTCTCCTTATTCCTCCTCCTGAATTTGTTTGTTGATCTACACCCTCAGTGCTCATTCTTCACTACTTGCCTgctaaatttaagaaaaatcaatataagaagaaaaaggaaacacATATGCAACCATAGAAACGCGACACAAACATGTACATGGGCGAATACAGGATTTAACGTCTATACAAGAAGTATACATATTTGTGATGAAATATATCTATCAAATAGTTTCAACGTGACACAAACATGTACATGGACgagtacaaggttcaacatcTACAAGAAAAACACATAATGTCGACTTATCACATTCTCGACTGGTGAAAAAGTCAGACAATATCGAATAaatgcataatacataaacatgccCCGTAACTTTGCTTGCATCTATATGCCCTTCAACTTTAGGTGTGCATAAGTAGATACTTAAATTGTATACAAATTAGTTGCCATGTAAAACAAGTCTCTCACGCAAATTGTCATGTAAGACGCGTCTGTTTACTTGTTCAATAGTATATACTATATAGATGCCGgcgaaaaaaaatatattttaggaattgaagcaaaacccaaaaaagtATAGAAACTGAAACAAAAACAAAGTATCATGCATGTGTACCTATTAGAGCTCCAAGAGATATTCATAGAATCACAATATAAACTTTGCatataaacatatataaatagaaGAAACAAAAAGGTGTTTCTTAATGATATTTTCTCTGGATTCATCGTCCGGCAAAAGATACTAAAACAGCTAGCAATATagtccaattttatttttattgagctATTATTGTTCACTGTCATTATTTAATAgttgatccaaatatattttaaattttattgaagTATCCAATTAATTAACGTATAAATACGTTGATTAATAAGGGTAACGGGTCAACTCTACGTGACAATCTATCGAGTTTATGTAAACTACGAGATCTTATAGTTTCCCAAACTTtcactatatatatttatatctcCATTCTATCGTTCGACGTATATGTTTCACTCGAGCCCTTAAAAAAATGTTGAAGTAATGTCCATTCCATGTCCATGCAACTTTTTGATCTTGCTAATTCCCATTTTATTGAATTAATCAAATCGACGTGCTATCAGAcatttaatttaaattcaataattttgtaaaaacatttcaacatataattaattagaaaaggcaaaaagggcaaaattggaaCTTGGAAAAAACAGATATGGGCACTCCGTTCTGTTCCCGTTATGCGTCTCTAAACGTCACGCCCTTTTTCCCCAGCTTAGCTCCGGCGATTCAGTTAACTAATCTCCGGCCACGAAACGACGTCGTAACATCTCGAATGGAATCAACGTCCATTTATCTTTCCGGCGACTCCAGCACGACCACCGTCAGCGCCACCGCTGCCGGCGGCGATACAACTACAACCGGCAATAATAGTACAGAGGAGAACTCGATTACCGATATGGTGGTTCAGTACGTTGTTCTACGGAGAGATTTGATTGATATGTGGCCGTTAGGAAGTGTTGTTACGCAAGGTTGCCATGCCGCCGTCGCGGCTATTTGGTCTCACAAAGACGATGCTATTACTCTCCAATATTGTAGCCCTTCCAATCTCGATTCAATGCATAAGGTGAATCCTCTCATTAGTTGATTTTTGTTTAGTAAGATTCCTCATTTCTGTTTCGGATTCACCAGATTAATTAGTTCTAACATTGATCTTGTAACAATATTTATACTATCAGTTAGCTAGAAGGTAATTGAAGGTAGCTCTCTGTAAACAACAATACTTTAGCGTGAAGAAATTGTAAAGAACATACAATTATTGGTTAACTTAGTACATGCTAATAAGATTGTGGAACTTGCAACAACACAATGATAATAGTTATAGTTGACTGCGATAACTGAGTGTAAATGTGCATCTTGTGTGCACCTAGACTATTCCACTGGGTACCTGCTTATCATCACCACACGTATCAGATAACTCTGCCTATCAAGGCTTAAGCTGATGGAATTCATGGGAAGAGATCATCTAGCTATTTTTCCGGCTGGAACTTGGACACTAATCTCCAAGGCCACACTCAAGGTGCTAATGAAGAATGTATATTAGTCATTAGATTATTAATTTAGATATTAGGAGGCTGAGAATTCTCGTGGTTGAAAGGGTAGCAAATGAAATTGATGAGTAAGTTTGGTTGATGCGTTGTGTTATGTCAGGAAAAGACCAAGATGACTACACTTGTTACAAGTTGTGTGATTGGTTTCCTGGTGCACCAGTTCCTGTGTGATTTATTCTCTTAAGGTGTATTCTAGCTTCAATTTTCAGTTGTAGGAAGTTGAAAAGAGCAAGTGGTGCTTATAGAAAAACAAAAGCCAGATTGATGCTTTCCTTTGTTGTGACCTAGTGATTGCTAAGGTTAGTATGTAAAACATGAATTATGCAGAATTTTACACTGAAGTTGCTTGCTGTGAACTTGGGGTCAATAAATGCCATTGGACGTTTCaaaagaagattttttttttttttggaaatgaAAGAAGTTCAATATTCTAGTTTACCTATGGTTAACTTATATTATGCAATGAAGTAAGATTATTTGTAAGCAATTTCCTTATAATCAGGAAATAATTTTCAGAATGACGTACTCATCTGTTCCACTTCGATGCAGTCTAACTTAGATTAGTCCTTGGTATAGAGAATTTAGAGAAGATCAAAGATTCAACTCAACTTTCTTTCTTGGCTATGTAGGTAACTCTTGAAGTGAAGGGTGAAGCCCAGATATTGAACTTGGCAGGAAAGCTAAAAGCTGGGGGTATTGCTCATAAACTGTGGATTGAACAACCAGAAAACATACCAACCTGTCTTGCTATAAAACCTTATCCAAAATCCCTGGTATCTTCATTTTTCAGGAAGCTAAAACTTTGTAAATGATGAATTTCAAGTGCCATCCGTTTATGTGATACTGACACAAGTAGGCTTAGTTTCAGTGCTATGGAATTGAACCTATTTGCTAATGATGAGCTACACTATTTGTACTGATTAATATTCCTTGCTGAACCCTTTTGACTTTTGCATCCGGTTCATCTGGATTTATAATCTGGTGCTTCTTGCCAGATGAATATTGGTCTTAATTTTTAGCTATATCTGAAGTCTTTTTGATTTATGCTCTAATCTTTTGGTAGTGGTGATGAGCTTGTAAATTTTCTACTGTGGCTTCACAACATCATTGCTGAGCTTCCACTCTGCTGTGCAGCTTATCCTCTTAATTATCAGCCCAAACTTTTCGTGTTTGGCCTGTCTCTCCAGCTCTAATCTTTTGGTAGTGGTGATGAGCTTGTGTATTTTCTACTGTGGCTTATCAATATTATTGCTGCGCTTCCACTCTGCCGTGCTGCTTATGCTCTTAATTATCAGCCCAAACTGTGCGTGTTTGGCCTATCTCTCCATAAGTTGTAATGGCTTTGGTCAATCCACCAAACTACTGAAAAATGGGTTCGTTGAAGAATGCTGTACGTAAAGAACCTAACACAACCTAGTAGGTTGAGGAATCTGGTAAGCAAGTTCcttcaaaaagaattttgggaaattggttcttggcatttctttcttttggttaTGAAAGTTCTTTACCATCGAGTGAGCCATCAAAGTCTTTTGCCTTCCATGTTGTCTGTATCACCAGTCGCCTTTCATGATATGTTAAAAATTAAGATACTTTGCATCTTTTTATATTAGAATGAAAATTCTTCAAATcgtttgaattattttttcgtCAAGTAAAATGGATATACTGCTGCAGCTTTGTGGCAGTTGCCGTACACTGGTAAATGTGGCCCTTATTTGAAGGACGTCGCCAGGTAGTTAGAGAAATTTTCCAATTTTAAGTCTATAAATAAGGTGACGATTGGATCATGCAATCATCTAATCAATCATTGCAACTGTCAATCCAATCATTTCCATTTCAATTCGTCTAAACATTTCTTATTACTTTTAATTACAAGCTTTATTACAACTTCTCTTGACCATACACTACACTTATGTTAGTTATCAGTTAAGTCCAATTCTTTTATTTAAGTTCTAACTCAACTTTCAGTATTAGGATGCTATCAAGTAGTCTAGGAATTTCTTGTTGAGAATTAGAATCTCCTTTTCTACATTAATACTCTAATAACAGTTGATAATCATtcaatgatgttttgagttatCATTTGATTTGGGCCATCAACAATcctataaaataaatttcactACCAACCAGAACCTGTGGCAAATTCAAAGGGAAATATTACATGTGTATACAAATCTGGTTTATACACAAATCACCAGGGTTTTTTCTCACTGGTACTTCTATACAGAGTCGTTTAAGATAAAAGCTCTAAAGCAACACAAAATAAAACCACATATATGTCCTATCTTTTttcgtttttttttcttttttcttatactttacatttttttttagtttgtgaAAGAATTGTATGTTCCTAGAATTTACTTACAGAAATACCTTTCTGACCAACAAATATAGATGAATACAATTTGGTTGATGCATTCTCTATCAACCATACTGCAGCAGCATGTCTGATCTTCCACTCATAGCATGTCCGGTTCTACCAAAAGTTCTAATTTACCCCCCTGAAATTagaatattttcaaaacattaaTCAGAAAACTGTGTATGATTAAGCTGCAAATGATAAATATACTTTTATGTCACAAGCATCAGTGTCTCAACAGAAATACCTTGATTATAATTAGAAATCAAGACACATGATAAAAACATAAAGTGATTTGATTacaattatattattgttactgttcatgttgttgttgctatgattttatcattatcatcatttttaTTGGTTTCTGAACAAAAATTCTAATACTGGAAGTTCCTCAAAGCTGGAAACAGAATAAACTGAATGGTAACTATAATCATACAGCTAACTATGAAGATTTGTATACTTAAAAACAGAAATACTCACTTGGGCTCCTGCAAGGAGATGACAGTTTCAAAGGCACCAGCCAGTGCTTTCACTCTGTTCTTCCTTTGCTCTCTAAGCTTACTTGCAGTCTCTTCAATCACATCATTGGAGACTACAGATTCCTTCTTCCCTTGCACCACTTGACGTTGAGGTTTTGATGATGCCACAATAGTATTAGTCTTTTGCACTTCTTCACGTTCCTCTGCCATGACAGTTTCCTTTCCTTGGTTTCTTCCttcatcttcttttttctcttcttgaGTCTCATCCACTACTTTTGCGGTGTTCTCTTCAAGATGATGTTCATTGGCAATTTCTTCTGGTTCTTTAGGGTTGTTGGTGCTGGTTTCTTCAACAAGTTGCTCCTCTTCTGATTCTTCCATCTTAGTGGTTTCTTGGCTCTCCACAACTATTTCAGCATTGATTACATTTCCATTATGCTCTTCTTGATCTTCAATGACTGAATTGTTTTCTCCCGCATCAGAAGCAGCAGCTTCACTGTTGTTAATGATCACATCACTTTCTGTATCAGTCACTGGCAATTCTTGATTATCTTCTTGCTCTGATAGTTCATCCTGAGGAATAACATCCCCAGTTGCATGGAGAGTATCAGTTATTACTGATGCTTTAGGTGTTAAGTCATTGTGATCATTGCTCGACTTGTATATGTCGTCTTCATCAGTTTCAGCCTGAGGAATAACATCCTCCACTGCATGAGAAGAATTAGTTATTGATGCTTTTGGTGTTGAACTATTATGACCATCTTGATCATTTCTTGTTTTGTGCATGTCATTATGACTAGTCCTGCCGGCCTCCTGTTTCTTGGAGATTGTGCTGGTGCTTGTGCTCTTCTTTGTGGTCCCTGGTCTAGAAGACATGCCAGTGCCACGTTGTTTACCAGTGGCATCCTTAGACATATGAGATGCTCTGGATAATCTATCTGAAGGGGGTTTCTGGGAAGTTGAACTTTTGCCTGAAAACGATGAGGATGACCGAAGAATTCTCTCTTTAGGATTAGCGTTTTTTTGCAAAGTAGCAAGAGGAGGCTTATCGAATGATCTTCTTCGAGTTAGAGTAGGTTTATTGTGAATGTTGGAGTCACCTGATGAAGACATTGTAGGCTTGAGATAGTTGGGAATATTCTTGTTTGATGTGGTTGAATCTGCTCGTTTCCGCACCGGAGAGTTTGTAGTTGATGAATTGGGATTTCTCAGATGATGAGGAACGGGATGTGGAGATAcccctctcttctcctttcCTAGTGGAGCAGTGTCCTTTGCCCTAGTTGCCATTATATCCTTTGGCTTAACAAGATTTTGAGCTTGTATTTTTCTGCAAAAGAGTAGTAATAAGTTTGTCATGAAAAAGTCACCAAATGAACTTTTGACACAGGCTCCTACATGCATTATACTTTTAATATTTGCCATCATTGAATTCAATGAAAGGCAAATGCATGCACTATTGAATATCTTAAACCAATTTCTACACAAATTGGAAATAGTGATCCCAGAAACAATCTTGTGTTCCTCCTTTTAACCCTTTCTTTTGTAACTATGGTGTACGGTTCAGCCTGCGCGTACCTTGACTAATTTCAAGGGGTACGTTCCACCTTCTACCAGCAACATGTATCACGTATTAAGTAATTCTATCCACCAATGCTAGGACAGATGGGGGAGAAATCACCTAATCTTACCCCCTCCCTGTCAATGACCTGCCAACCAAAAGCTTTTTGTACAATTTTATTGCTCATAATTGAGAAACAACAACCAAATATGCAAGAACAATTTTTAAGGAATACTTTCAAGGGAAATTGAAAAccccaaaaaaacaaaacaataacTATAACTTTGGGCATTCACAATTTAATGCAATACAAGGAAAATGCACATATTGAAATGGGAGCTTTAAAACAATGGTAAAATTGTCTCCATGAAAACAACGACTAATACTTGCATTAGATGCTGCCCTTTCTTGAACCTTGCATGAACGCAAAATGCTTTGTGCACCGACTGAAAATGCACATATtcaacaaaagaaaatacaaaaaaagagaaattaatAGCACCTTTTTAATCAAAATTGATGATCCATGGCCTTCACTATATTATTAGATAGATGATTGATAAGGAAAGAAACTTAAAAGAGAATTATGAAGAAAAGAGTTAAAATAAGtaggaaagaaaagaaaaaaagagggtGAAGATATAGGGAGATTGACGAATTTGGAAAGAGTTATTTTTGGGAGTTTGGTTGTTATATTAAGTACGAAAATTATGGATAACCCAAGGTTGTGGAAGCACATAAACACAAAGATGTGATTATCATTACAGCTCATaggaaattattaaatattatattattaatttggCTATTTCACAAAAGGAATATATGTCACAATTTTATTCGTTAGGCTGTATGAATATTCTTTTTTTAGTTTGATAATATAATCTTTTTAATTAGTAATGGGCAGCACAACATAGTATAGTGCTCTGCCTGCACTTTCTCTCACTTCATTATCtaatttttatgtattaatTTGTCAACAACGATTGA
This Solanum dulcamara chromosome 1, daSolDulc1.2, whole genome shotgun sequence DNA region includes the following protein-coding sequences:
- the LOC129882429 gene encoding uncharacterized protein LOC129882429 isoform X3 encodes the protein MSSSGKSSTSQKPPSDRLSRASHMSKDATGKQRGTGMSSRPGTTKKSTSTSTISKKQEAGRTSHNDMHKTRNDQDGHNSSTPKASITNSSHAVEDVIPQAETDEDDIYKSSNDHNDLTPKASVITDTLHATGDVIPQDELSEQEDNQELPVTDTESDVIINNSEAAASDAGENNSVIEDQEEHNGNVINAEIVVESQETTKMEESEEEQLVEETSTNNPKEPEEIANEHHLEENTAKVVDETQEEKKEDEGRNQGKETVMAEEREEVQKTNTIVASSKPQRQVVQGKKESVVSNDVIEETASKLREQRKNRVKALAGAFETVISLQEPKGVN
- the LOC129895276 gene encoding cationic amino acid transporter 1-like yields the protein MSTEGVDQQTNSGGGIRRRVCSCTKDDFLPEESFKSWRNYANALIQTPTRLIDRIVTRSEDEEELEAKSRSQNEMKKTLTWWDLIWFGMGAVIGAGIFVLTGLEANQEAGPAVVLSYVVSGISALLSVFCYTEFAVEIPVAGGSFAYLRVELGDFVAFIAAGNILLEYVIAGAAVARTWTSYFATLLNFNSDKFLIKVDSLAEGYNELDPIAVGVCIIICIIAILSTKGSSRLNYIATIVHIFVIFFIIICGLIKSDTKNYTPFAPFRVRGIFKASAVLFFAYVGFDAVSTMAEETKDPGRDIPIGLIGSMVITTFLYCLLAITLCLMQPYQKIDTKAPFSVAFKSVGLNWAQYIVAAGALKGMTSVLLVGAVGQARYLTHISRTHMMPPWFSQVNAKTGTPVNATAVMSCATAIIALFTKLDILSNLLSISTLFIFMLVALALLVRRYYVHGETTIANRNKLIVFLLIILASSIATATYWGLSKNGWIGYCITVPIWLLATIGLWYFVPHARNPKLWGVPLVPWLPSASIAINIFLLGSIDKASFVRFGAWTCFLLVYYLFFGLHASYDTAKEFERGRGWKNIEDGNGVDRKDVPSATM
- the LOC129882454 gene encoding uncharacterized protein LOC129882454 isoform X2, with the protein product MGTPFCSRYASLNVTPFFPSLAPAIQLTNLRPRNDVVTSRMESTSIYLSGDSSTTTVSATAAGGDTTTTGNNSTEENSITDMVVQYVVLRRDLIDMWPLGSVVTQGCHAAVAAIWSHKDDAITLQYCSPSNLDSMHKVTLEVKGEAQILNLAGKLKAGGIAHKLWIEQPENIPTCLAIKPYPKSLVSSFFRKLKLCK
- the LOC129882429 gene encoding uncharacterized protein LOC129882429 isoform X1; amino-acid sequence: MATRAKDTAPLGKEKRGVSPHPVPHHLRNPNSSTTNSPVRKRADSTTSNKNIPNYLKPTMSSSGDSNIHNKPTLTRRRSFDKPPLATLQKNANPKERILRSSSSFSGKSSTSQKPPSDRLSRASHMSKDATGKQRGTGMSSRPGTTKKSTSTSTISKKQEAGRTSHNDMHKTRNDQDGHNSSTPKASITNSSHAVEDVIPQAETDEDDIYKSSNDHNDLTPKASVITDTLHATGDVIPQDELSEQEDNQELPVTDTESDVIINNSEAAASDAGENNSVIEDQEEHNGNVINAEIVVESQETTKMEESEEEQLVEETSTNNPKEPEEIANEHHLEENTAKVVDETQEEKKEDEGRNQGKETVMAEEREEVQKTNTIVASSKPQRQVVQGKKESVVSNDVIEETASKLREQRKNRVKALAGAFETVISLQEPK
- the LOC129882429 gene encoding uncharacterized protein LOC129882429 isoform X2, whose product is MSSSGDSNIHNKPTLTRRRSFDKPPLATLQKNANPKERILRSSSSFSGKSSTSQKPPSDRLSRASHMSKDATGKQRGTGMSSRPGTTKKSTSTSTISKKQEAGRTSHNDMHKTRNDQDGHNSSTPKASITNSSHAVEDVIPQAETDEDDIYKSSNDHNDLTPKASVITDTLHATGDVIPQDELSEQEDNQELPVTDTESDVIINNSEAAASDAGENNSVIEDQEEHNGNVINAEIVVESQETTKMEESEEEQLVEETSTNNPKEPEEIANEHHLEENTAKVVDETQEEKKEDEGRNQGKETVMAEEREEVQKTNTIVASSKPQRQVVQGKKESVVSNDVIEETASKLREQRKNRVKALAGAFETVISLQEPKGVN
- the LOC129882454 gene encoding uncharacterized protein LOC129882454 isoform X1: MGTPFCSRYASLNVTPFFPSLAPAIQLTNLRPRNDVVTSRMESTSIYLSGDSSTTTVSATAAGGDTTTTGNNSTEENSITDMVVQYVVLRRDLIDMWPLGSVVTQGCHAAVAAIWSHKDDAITLQYCSPSNLDSMHKVTLEVKGEAQILNLAGKLKAGGIAHKLWIEQPENIPTCLAIKPYPKSLLILLIISPNFSCLACLSSSNLLVVVMSLCIFYCGLSILLLRFHSAVLLMLLIISPNCACLAYLSISCNGFGQSTKLLKNGFVEECCT